From a single Hymenobacter sp. YIM 151500-1 genomic region:
- a CDS encoding polymorphic toxin-type HINT domain-containing protein has translation MSHPLEYVITGALMQCSQGTVPMPFKATPRTSKIAGLQAGNALDKVPLVNIPSFVICQKLTQMAGGTPTPCVPAPTLWQDTYPAKVGGAEALLFRSCIQCPVGQGKIEFMTSGQVPLPPDISQQIKETKQEADDALKQAELEKNSVGEAGLLEGAIPIWGSGRDLIHSVQTGDKLGMAMNAGFLLWDAASVVAGVFSFGTATVAMAGAKAGVRTMIKAGAKVAAGMAKKQMAALLAKSVALKKGVPAALKAFSKKVPRLCVTACFPAGTPIAVQDGFKNIEDIQVGDLVWSWHEETGDLALKPVTHTTQRQADAVIELQLGADTLRATPEHPFRTGQGWTEAGRLEVGTELLRSDGQTMPLREVAHQTEQSTTVYNFEVADWHTYLVSWWMLVVHNATVCLKELTEAAKKAAREWIDKHRKQLTESVTEEVVGHSQEMADIAQKIRSKARPGVAGAMELKDGTVISAHSQAGLDLPKGVLPNNLHDDVKKVLDDIPENLRGAGHGKCAEPQIITEALNSGKDIKGAKSVAMEVKGAGNAKHGFPKCACKSCKVLLDHFGIEDVVKTLE, from the coding sequence ATGTCGCATCCTCTCGAATACGTCATTACGGGGGCGCTAATGCAATGTAGCCAGGGCACAGTGCCTATGCCATTTAAGGCTACCCCGCGCACCAGTAAGATTGCGGGACTGCAAGCCGGCAATGCGCTGGATAAAGTGCCGTTAGTTAATATTCCCTCCTTCGTTATCTGCCAAAAGCTAACGCAAATGGCCGGCGGTACGCCTACACCCTGTGTGCCTGCTCCTACCCTATGGCAGGATACGTACCCAGCCAAGGTAGGCGGCGCGGAAGCCTTGTTGTTTCGTTCCTGCATTCAGTGCCCAGTAGGGCAAGGCAAGATTGAGTTCATGACGTCGGGGCAGGTGCCTTTGCCGCCTGACATCAGCCAGCAGATTAAGGAGACCAAGCAGGAAGCAGATGATGCCCTGAAGCAAGCCGAGTTGGAGAAGAACTCGGTAGGTGAAGCCGGCTTGCTGGAAGGCGCCATTCCCATCTGGGGCTCGGGCCGCGACCTGATCCATTCCGTGCAAACCGGCGACAAGTTAGGCATGGCCATGAACGCAGGGTTCCTATTATGGGACGCGGCTTCGGTCGTAGCCGGCGTGTTTAGCTTCGGCACGGCCACCGTGGCAATGGCCGGTGCGAAGGCTGGAGTGCGCACGATGATTAAGGCTGGTGCGAAAGTAGCTGCTGGCATGGCCAAAAAGCAGATGGCCGCCTTGTTAGCCAAGTCAGTAGCTCTGAAGAAGGGCGTGCCAGCCGCGCTGAAAGCCTTTAGCAAGAAGGTACCCCGCCTGTGCGTCACAGCCTGCTTTCCGGCCGGTACGCCCATTGCTGTGCAGGATGGCTTCAAGAACATCGAAGACATTCAGGTCGGCGACTTAGTGTGGTCCTGGCACGAAGAAACGGGCGACCTAGCCCTGAAGCCTGTTACCCACACCACGCAACGCCAGGCCGATGCGGTAATAGAGTTACAGCTCGGCGCCGACACGCTCCGGGCCACGCCGGAACACCCGTTTCGGACCGGTCAGGGCTGGACCGAAGCCGGTCGATTAGAAGTAGGTACTGAACTGCTGCGCTCCGATGGGCAAACCATGCCCCTGCGCGAAGTCGCTCACCAAACCGAGCAGTCCACCACCGTTTATAACTTCGAGGTAGCCGACTGGCACACGTATCTGGTCAGCTGGTGGATGCTGGTCGTCCACAATGCTACCGTGTGTTTAAAAGAATTAACTGAAGCAGCAAAGAAAGCTGCTCGCGAATGGATAGATAAACATAGAAAACAACTTACAGAATCTGTAACAGAGGAAGTGGTGGGCCATTCTCAAGAAATGGCTGATATCGCACAAAAAATTAGGAGCAAAGCTCGCCCTGGGGTAGCAGGAGCCATGGAGTTGAAAGATGGAACTGTCATTTCTGCGCACAGCCAAGCTGGCTTAGACCTACCCAAAGGAGTTTTACCAAATAATTTGCATGATGACGTTAAAAAAGTCCTTGATGATATTCCAGAAAATCTAAGAGGAGCGGGACACGGAAAATGTGCCGAGCCGCAGATTATTACTGAAGCTCTTAACTCTGGGAAAGACATAAAAGGTGCTAAGTCGGTTGCAATGGAGGTCAAAGGCGCTGGAAATGCTAAGCATGGATTTCCGAAATGCGCTTGTAAGTCTTGCAAAGTTTTGCTAGACCACTTTGGTATTGAAGATGTAGTTAAGACTTTGGAATAA
- a CDS encoding type VI secretion system Vgr family protein: protein MSRQITASIQCGGSLLAPAADLQQVTLRQNLFGHHEFEITVPFDNVEGAGVPFFSQAHKRLLGQPLSIEFTADSYYFNQGQKLLFKGLVTDLSTSKDTNYVGSIVAWGYSPCYLLTDGMKRRTFVKQTLASIFSMVLQAYPNNLLKHTVKPRHTSPIPFVAQYDETNFDFLSRLAAEYGEWFYYDGETLHLGAPATDEEVNFVADGAYNTFRFGLSLRPARAKLYDYSYQKNEKFNSSTKSQQVPGIQAHPFGSFALEQSEKLFADDLHVSAEMLIASASELDEEAKAMKATTAAELISFEGHSDNPSLRLGGVINVSGEGLGSRHITTESFGKYRIITISHQVDSEGNYSNNFTAIPHFLDVPPIRPGYNPPRGTPELAEVIDDKDPEKLGRLRVRYHWPVDNPKQAETDWIRLLTPYSGHGKGHLMKPEVGSQVLVGYQGGLAEQPFVLGNMFHANNQQGAKYSPDGNLMKGMQTAGGNKFVMQDKQGQQTILISNSNNKGTAIQVGFQGDGSVTIKSNGPVTVLGSTITLEAGDKGEIVMHAKNITMDADENMQLTAKQNIGLEAKDLALEVGNNMQAQISSNLNMKAGGQAKLISSDTDVI, encoded by the coding sequence ATGTCTCGTCAAATTACCGCTTCTATTCAGTGCGGTGGTAGCCTGCTGGCTCCCGCCGCCGACCTTCAACAAGTAACGCTGCGCCAAAACTTATTCGGGCATCATGAGTTCGAGATAACCGTGCCTTTCGATAATGTGGAAGGCGCGGGAGTGCCTTTCTTTTCGCAGGCGCACAAACGCCTGCTTGGACAACCCCTCAGTATAGAGTTTACGGCTGACTCATACTATTTCAACCAGGGCCAGAAGCTCCTGTTTAAAGGGCTCGTGACTGACTTGTCCACCAGCAAGGATACAAACTACGTGGGGAGCATTGTGGCCTGGGGGTACAGTCCTTGCTACCTGCTTACGGACGGCATGAAGCGCCGCACGTTTGTTAAACAGACGTTGGCTTCTATTTTCAGCATGGTGCTTCAGGCTTACCCTAACAACCTGCTCAAGCATACAGTCAAGCCCCGCCACACCTCCCCCATTCCGTTCGTAGCGCAGTACGACGAAACCAACTTCGACTTTCTCAGCCGGCTGGCGGCTGAGTACGGCGAGTGGTTTTACTATGATGGTGAAACCCTGCACCTAGGGGCACCTGCCACCGATGAGGAAGTAAATTTTGTGGCGGATGGAGCCTACAACACATTCCGCTTCGGTCTTTCGCTCCGGCCAGCCAGGGCTAAGCTATATGACTATAGCTACCAGAAAAACGAGAAATTTAATAGTTCCACGAAGAGCCAGCAAGTGCCCGGCATTCAGGCTCACCCTTTCGGTAGCTTTGCACTGGAGCAATCTGAAAAGCTTTTTGCCGACGACCTACACGTATCGGCCGAAATGCTCATTGCCAGTGCAAGCGAGTTGGATGAGGAAGCCAAGGCGATGAAAGCCACTACAGCCGCTGAGCTTATTTCTTTTGAGGGCCACAGCGACAATCCTTCCCTGCGTCTTGGTGGGGTAATTAACGTGAGTGGCGAAGGCTTGGGCAGCCGGCATATCACCACCGAAAGCTTTGGCAAGTACCGCATCATCACCATCTCGCATCAGGTAGATTCGGAGGGCAACTACAGCAACAACTTCACGGCTATTCCGCATTTTCTGGACGTGCCGCCCATTCGCCCTGGCTATAACCCGCCCCGCGGCACGCCCGAGCTAGCCGAAGTCATCGACGACAAAGACCCGGAGAAGCTGGGCCGCCTGCGCGTGCGCTACCACTGGCCCGTCGACAACCCCAAGCAGGCTGAAACCGACTGGATTCGGCTGCTTACGCCCTATAGCGGCCATGGCAAAGGCCACCTGATGAAGCCGGAAGTCGGTTCGCAGGTGCTCGTCGGCTACCAGGGAGGCCTCGCGGAGCAGCCGTTTGTGCTGGGCAATATGTTTCACGCCAACAACCAGCAGGGCGCCAAGTATTCGCCCGATGGCAACCTGATGAAGGGCATGCAAACGGCGGGTGGTAACAAGTTTGTCATGCAGGATAAGCAGGGTCAGCAGACTATTCTCATTTCCAACTCCAACAACAAAGGCACGGCTATTCAGGTCGGCTTTCAAGGCGACGGTAGCGTTACCATCAAGAGTAACGGCCCCGTGACCGTGCTCGGTTCTACCATCACGCTCGAGGCCGGTGATAAGGGCGAGATTGTGATGCACGCCAAGAACATCACGATGGATGCTGATGAAAACATGCAGCTCACGGCCAAGCAGAATATTGGCTTGGAAGCCAAAGACCTGGCGCTGGAAGTCGGCAACAACATGCAGGCGCAAATCAGCAGCAACCTGAATATGAAGGCAGGCGGCCAGGCCAAGTTGATTTCCTCTGACACGGACGTTATCTAA
- a CDS encoding CHAP domain-containing protein — MNTGAIKTLLSDSGRFEHSPDKPRVGDIALWEGHVGIVSAVGKGNTMKLVHASGKGKLSGENPYAISPAKYRSSTFYGYYRPIHETKNHVAGSPSSDQFITSKTRSVATKNQKGVYRSGADGTFPLQEVIVRPSSGQFPSEPVSLPSPVVPKLNVPVPQVSSTPTKLPTK, encoded by the coding sequence ATGAACACGGGAGCTATAAAGACGTTGCTTAGTGATTCAGGCAGGTTTGAACACTCTCCTGACAAACCCAGGGTGGGTGACATTGCTTTATGGGAAGGCCATGTAGGCATCGTTTCAGCTGTAGGCAAAGGCAACACTATGAAGCTGGTTCATGCTAGTGGTAAAGGAAAGTTATCAGGAGAAAATCCTTATGCCATTAGTCCAGCTAAGTATCGTTCCAGTACTTTTTATGGTTATTATCGCCCCATCCATGAAACAAAAAATCATGTGGCAGGCTCGCCTTCTTCGGATCAATTCATCACATCAAAAACACGTAGTGTAGCCACCAAAAACCAGAAGGGAGTATACAGATCAGGTGCAGATGGAACGTTTCCTTTGCAAGAAGTAATAGTGCGACCCTCATCAGGTCAATTTCCAAGTGAGCCTGTAAGTTTACCTAGTCCCGTAGTCCCTAAGCTTAACGTTCCAGTTCCACAGGTTTCTTCAACTCCAACAAAACTTCCTACAAAATAA
- the lpdA gene encoding dihydrolipoyl dehydrogenase, which translates to MNQYDVTVIGSGPGGYVAAIRCAQLGLKTAIIEKYPTLGGTCLNVGCIPSKALLDSTEHYHNAHTTFKEHGIELSDLRVNMNQLIDRKNGVVKANVDGVAFLMKKNKIDVLQGVGSFIDKNHLRITPTGGGEEQQIETKNVIIATGSKPTVLPFIQQDKQRIITSTEALNIREVPRHFMVIGGGVIGLEMASVFVRLGAKVSVIEYADALIPSMDRSLGKEIQRVLKKTGVEFSLSHKVTGATREGDSVTVTATNPKGEEVKFEGDYCLVAVGRVPYTQGLNLEAAGVQMEERGRIKVDEHLQTSVPGIYAIGDVVRGAMLAHKAEEEGVFVAETIAGQKPHINYLLIPGVVYTWPEVAGVGYTEEQLKEMGKAYKSGQFPFRASGRARASMDLDGFVKVLADKETDEILGVHMIGPRIADLIAEAVTAMEFRASAEDVARMSHAHPTYAEAMKEACLAATENRALHM; encoded by the coding sequence ATGAACCAATACGACGTTACCGTCATCGGCTCCGGTCCCGGCGGCTACGTGGCGGCTATCCGCTGCGCCCAGCTCGGCCTCAAAACCGCCATTATTGAGAAGTACCCCACCCTGGGCGGCACCTGCCTCAACGTGGGCTGCATCCCTAGCAAAGCCCTGCTCGACAGCACCGAGCACTACCACAACGCCCACACCACCTTCAAGGAGCACGGCATCGAGCTGAGCGACCTGCGGGTGAACATGAACCAGCTGATTGACCGCAAAAACGGCGTCGTGAAAGCCAACGTGGATGGGGTGGCGTTCCTGATGAAGAAAAACAAAATCGACGTGCTGCAAGGCGTCGGCTCCTTCATCGACAAAAACCACCTCCGGATTACGCCCACGGGCGGCGGCGAGGAGCAGCAGATTGAAACCAAGAACGTCATCATTGCTACCGGCTCCAAGCCCACGGTGCTGCCGTTTATTCAGCAGGACAAGCAGCGCATCATCACCAGCACCGAGGCCCTGAACATTCGGGAGGTGCCCCGTCACTTCATGGTGATTGGGGGCGGCGTGATTGGGCTGGAAATGGCGTCGGTGTTTGTGCGCCTGGGGGCTAAGGTGTCGGTGATTGAGTACGCCGACGCCCTGATTCCGAGCATGGACCGCAGTCTGGGCAAGGAAATTCAGCGGGTGCTGAAAAAGACCGGTGTGGAATTCTCCCTCAGCCACAAAGTAACCGGCGCCACCCGCGAGGGTGACTCCGTAACCGTGACGGCCACCAACCCCAAGGGCGAAGAAGTGAAGTTCGAGGGCGACTACTGCCTGGTGGCCGTGGGCCGGGTGCCCTACACCCAGGGCCTCAACCTGGAAGCCGCCGGCGTGCAGATGGAGGAGCGGGGCCGTATCAAGGTGGATGAGCACCTGCAAACCTCGGTGCCCGGCATCTACGCCATCGGCGACGTGGTGCGCGGGGCCATGCTGGCCCACAAAGCCGAGGAGGAGGGCGTGTTCGTGGCCGAAACCATTGCCGGCCAGAAGCCCCACATCAACTACCTGCTCATCCCTGGCGTGGTGTACACCTGGCCCGAAGTGGCCGGGGTGGGCTACACCGAAGAGCAGCTCAAGGAAATGGGCAAGGCCTACAAGTCGGGCCAGTTTCCGTTCCGCGCCTCGGGCCGCGCCCGCGCCTCCATGGACCTCGACGGCTTCGTGAAAGTATTGGCCGACAAGGAAACCGACGAAATCCTGGGCGTGCACATGATTGGCCCGCGCATTGCCGACCTGATTGCCGAAGCCGTAACGGCCATGGAATTCCGCGCCTCCGCCGAAGATGTGGCCCGCATGAGTCACGCCCACCCCACCTACGCCGAGGCCATGAAAGAAGCGTGTTTGGCAGCTACCGAGAACCGGGCGCTGCATATGTAG
- a CDS encoding HEPN domain-containing protein gives MNKQDHIKHWVETCQEDWLSAHDLFQTKRFLQCLFFAHLTIEKLSKAHWVKDNSTDIPPRTHNILRLWQDTHLQPSADLENTAVELNNFQMDGRYQDYQRASYQRATEAFTRALLDDTDKLRQWLLSNL, from the coding sequence ATGAACAAGCAAGACCACATCAAGCATTGGGTTGAAACCTGCCAGGAAGATTGGTTGTCAGCACACGATCTGTTTCAAACTAAGCGGTTCTTGCAATGCTTGTTTTTTGCTCATCTGACCATTGAGAAATTGAGTAAAGCCCACTGGGTGAAAGACAACAGTACTGATATTCCACCCCGTACACATAATATCTTGCGCTTGTGGCAAGACACGCACCTACAGCCATCCGCTGATTTAGAGAACACGGCCGTAGAATTGAATAACTTTCAAATGGACGGCCGGTATCAGGATTACCAACGGGCCTCTTATCAGCGGGCAACAGAAGCATTTACCCGCGCGTTGTTAGATGACACCGACAAACTCCGCCAATGGCTACTCAGCAATCTGTGA
- a CDS encoding nucleotidyltransferase family protein: MINQVRRFAEQLRQQHIPLRQVILFGSFAKNEQHEWSDIDVALVADGFTGASFIDIKPFVRTLVEHVDIEPHTFSPEQFTDWNPFVQEIKRTGIVIGEWEPTAAKNRAGHLP, translated from the coding sequence GTGATAAACCAGGTTCGCCGCTTTGCGGAACAATTGCGTCAACAGCACATTCCATTGCGGCAGGTAATTCTGTTCGGCTCCTTCGCCAAGAACGAGCAACATGAGTGGTCCGACATTGATGTGGCACTAGTCGCCGATGGGTTTACCGGGGCTAGCTTTATCGACATAAAGCCGTTTGTTCGCACTCTAGTTGAGCACGTTGACATCGAACCCCACACCTTCTCGCCCGAGCAGTTCACCGACTGGAACCCCTTCGTGCAGGAAATCAAACGGACGGGCATTGTCATCGGCGAGTGGGAGCCGACTGCCGCGAAGAACCGGGCCGGCCACCTACCATAA
- a CDS encoding serine hydrolase domain-containing protein, which produces MLHRITLLAALTLLSTLPLSAQQFNKAKLDSLLTALADHHKLMGSLVLSQNGQVVYRRAVGLAQPNTAATPATHYRIGSVTKLFTAALVLQLVEEGRLAFSTPLATWFPQLPNAARITVDHLLHHRSGLANFTSAPAYQQYLTQPQTQAQMLTIMGGAAPEFEPGARFAYSNTNYVLLGYIVEKITGQPYAQAVQQRIATKLGLKDTYYGGRIRAKAQEAASFRWNGAAWLPEPETDMSIPGGAGALVSTPADLARFVESLFGGQLLKPASLQLMLTMQDGYGIALMRLPFYDKTSYGHFGGIDGFNAALAYFPQEKLAVAYCGNGLNYNFNDALIGVLSVYFGKPYRIPTFEAAPTLTATELSRYAGTYASSQFPLKVAVTATGTTLMAQATGQGAFPLTPQSATHFVYEPAGVQMDFDVAKGEFTLRQGGGSYLFKRE; this is translated from the coding sequence ATGCTTCACAGAATTACGCTGCTGGCGGCCCTGACCTTGCTTAGTACCTTGCCCCTATCGGCCCAGCAATTCAACAAGGCCAAGCTCGACAGCCTGCTCACAGCTCTGGCCGACCACCACAAGCTGATGGGCAGCCTGGTGTTGTCGCAGAACGGGCAGGTGGTGTACCGCCGTGCGGTGGGGTTGGCCCAGCCGAATACGGCGGCTACACCCGCTACGCACTACCGCATCGGGTCGGTGACCAAGCTCTTTACGGCCGCGCTGGTGTTGCAACTGGTGGAGGAAGGTCGTCTGGCGTTTTCGACGCCGCTGGCTACCTGGTTTCCGCAGCTGCCTAACGCCGCCCGCATTACCGTTGACCACTTGCTGCACCACCGTAGCGGGCTGGCCAACTTTACCAGCGCCCCAGCTTACCAGCAGTACCTTACCCAGCCGCAGACCCAGGCCCAGATGCTGACCATCATGGGCGGGGCGGCGCCGGAGTTTGAGCCCGGTGCCCGGTTTGCCTACAGCAACACCAACTACGTGCTGCTGGGCTACATCGTGGAGAAAATCACCGGCCAGCCGTACGCGCAGGCAGTACAGCAGCGCATTGCTACCAAGCTGGGCCTGAAAGACACGTACTACGGAGGGCGCATCAGGGCCAAGGCGCAGGAGGCCGCTTCGTTTCGCTGGAATGGCGCGGCTTGGCTGCCGGAGCCCGAAACCGACATGAGCATTCCGGGCGGGGCCGGGGCGCTGGTGTCTACGCCCGCCGACCTTGCGCGTTTTGTGGAAAGCTTGTTTGGCGGCCAGCTTCTGAAGCCGGCTTCGCTGCAATTGATGCTGACCATGCAGGACGGCTACGGCATCGCCCTGATGCGCCTGCCTTTTTACGACAAAACCAGCTACGGCCACTTCGGCGGCATCGACGGCTTCAACGCGGCCCTGGCGTACTTCCCGCAGGAAAAGCTGGCCGTGGCGTACTGCGGCAATGGCCTCAACTACAATTTCAACGACGCTTTGATTGGGGTACTGTCGGTGTATTTCGGCAAGCCCTACCGCATCCCCACTTTCGAGGCCGCCCCCACCCTGACTGCCACGGAGCTAAGCCGCTACGCCGGCACCTACGCCAGCAGTCAATTTCCCCTAAAGGTAGCCGTTACGGCAACTGGCACTACGCTGATGGCCCAGGCCACGGGCCAGGGCGCCTTCCCGCTCACGCCGCAGTCGGCCACGCACTTTGTGTATGAGCCGGCCGGCGTGCAAATGGACTTCGACGTGGCCAAAGGCGAGTTTACCTTACGCCAGGGTGGCGGCTCTTACCTATTTAAGCGGGAATAG
- a CDS encoding T9SS type A sorting domain-containing protein, whose translation MDIYQPEGDTLSKRPVIIFCFGGGFVAGQRTAPDMVALAQAFARRGYVTAAIDYRLGINLTDPEKAKRAVYRAIQDSRSAVRFFRNNAATYRVDPNQVFVSGHSAGGFVAYHNVYLDKESERPASTFAQGRLADLGTLDAVGDNQTDARGNPVSGKANGAMGFAGALADLTLVEGPSDAPVSLFHSSDDRTVLINTGEPFTDINFLLGINLPISSGANPISARASAVGAPHVLYAYTNRGHNVHYNSRTGSLYSDIAPRGSVFFYDTRLKPAAATIAGPTTVCPSALTQTYTMSGGAAYYDYQVAGGTIQSRNPRRNTVTVAWSRTATTRTLTVTPYSRQLAQGAPVRLSVTTGACTSAAALVASVYPNPTTDALRVQLNPAAAAGPVSMTLVDTYGRVVPAPVGASSPTEHTLDLSGLPAGFYLLRISTAGQAVMQRVEKR comes from the coding sequence ATGGACATCTACCAGCCCGAGGGCGACACCCTGAGCAAGCGGCCGGTCATCATCTTCTGCTTCGGGGGTGGCTTTGTTGCCGGGCAGCGCACGGCCCCCGACATGGTGGCCCTGGCCCAGGCGTTTGCGCGGCGCGGCTACGTCACGGCGGCCATCGACTACCGCCTGGGCATCAACCTCACCGACCCCGAAAAAGCCAAGCGGGCCGTGTACCGGGCCATTCAGGACAGCCGCTCGGCCGTGCGCTTCTTCCGCAACAACGCCGCCACCTACCGCGTCGACCCCAACCAGGTGTTTGTGTCGGGGCACAGCGCGGGCGGGTTTGTGGCCTATCACAACGTGTACCTGGATAAGGAATCGGAGCGGCCGGCTTCCACCTTTGCCCAGGGCCGCCTGGCCGACCTGGGCACCCTCGACGCCGTGGGCGACAACCAGACCGATGCCCGCGGCAACCCCGTCAGCGGCAAGGCCAACGGAGCCATGGGCTTTGCCGGGGCCCTGGCCGACCTCACCCTGGTGGAAGGCCCCTCGGACGCGCCCGTGTCGCTTTTCCATAGCAGCGACGACCGGACGGTGCTGATTAACACCGGGGAGCCATTCACGGACATCAATTTTCTACTGGGCATCAATCTGCCCATTTCGTCGGGGGCCAACCCGATAAGCGCCCGCGCCAGTGCCGTGGGAGCCCCGCACGTGCTCTACGCCTACACCAACCGGGGCCACAACGTGCACTACAACTCCCGAACCGGGTCGTTGTACTCCGACATTGCCCCGCGCGGCAGCGTCTTCTTCTACGACACCCGCCTGAAGCCCGCCGCGGCTACCATTGCCGGCCCCACCACGGTATGCCCGAGTGCCCTTACCCAAACCTACACCATGAGCGGGGGCGCGGCGTATTACGACTACCAGGTGGCGGGCGGCACCATTCAGAGCCGCAACCCGCGCCGCAATACCGTAACCGTGGCCTGGAGCCGCACGGCCACCACCCGCACGCTCACCGTGACGCCCTACAGCCGCCAGCTGGCCCAGGGCGCGCCCGTGCGCCTGAGCGTCACAACGGGCGCCTGCACCTCGGCGGCGGCGCTGGTGGCCAGCGTGTACCCGAACCCCACCACCGACGCCCTGCGCGTGCAGCTCAACCCGGCGGCCGCCGCTGGCCCGGTAAGCATGACGCTGGTCGATACGTACGGCCGCGTTGTGCCGGCGCCGGTGGGTGCCTCCTCCCCCACCGAGCACACGCTGGACCTGAGCGGCCTGCCCGCCGGCTTCTACCTGCTGCGCATCAGCACAGCCGGGCAGGCGGTGATGCAGCGGGTGGAAAAGCGGTAG
- a CDS encoding major royal jelly family protein encodes MKQLLTLGLGALLLLTGCNNDDDDNSVPSVPSLNVPLTPVATSTVLWTGVAVTRENRVFANFPRMDTDTIPYSVAEVSGAQATPFPDATWNTWARGVPPQNRFVCVQSVYVDANNFLWVLDPASPQMRGVVPGGAKLLKFDVASRQLVQRVDFDETVVYPTSYLNDVRIDTQNNVAYITDSNQGAIIVVNLATGRSRRLLGNHPSTKSENLILTVEGRVWRNRSGELPSIDSDGIALSPNRDYLYYHALTGRGLYRIATQYLRDEALPASQLSQRVEFLGNTNPPDGMIFDPAGNLYLTDVENNAVTRITAAGQLQLVAQDAQLKWPDSFAVGPDNALYVTTSQLHIPRAQRTEPFRIFKLAVPQ; translated from the coding sequence ATGAAACAGCTACTTACTCTCGGCCTGGGCGCGCTTCTGCTGCTGACGGGCTGCAACAACGATGACGACGACAACTCGGTGCCCAGTGTTCCGTCGCTGAACGTACCCCTGACGCCCGTGGCCACCTCCACGGTGCTGTGGACGGGGGTGGCCGTGACGCGCGAAAACCGCGTGTTTGCCAACTTCCCGCGCATGGATACCGATACCATTCCCTACTCGGTGGCCGAAGTGAGCGGTGCGCAGGCCACACCCTTCCCGGATGCCACCTGGAACACCTGGGCGCGGGGCGTGCCGCCCCAGAACCGCTTCGTGTGCGTGCAGAGCGTGTACGTGGATGCCAACAACTTCCTGTGGGTGCTCGACCCGGCTTCGCCCCAGATGCGCGGGGTGGTTCCGGGCGGCGCCAAGCTACTCAAGTTCGACGTGGCCTCCCGCCAACTAGTACAGCGCGTGGATTTTGATGAGACGGTGGTGTACCCCACCAGCTACCTGAACGACGTGCGCATCGATACCCAGAACAACGTGGCCTACATCACCGACTCCAACCAGGGGGCCATCATCGTGGTAAATCTGGCTACGGGCCGCAGCCGCCGCCTGCTGGGCAACCATCCTTCTACCAAGTCCGAGAACCTGATTCTGACCGTGGAAGGCCGGGTGTGGCGCAACCGTAGCGGGGAACTGCCTTCCATTGATTCGGATGGTATAGCCCTGTCGCCGAATCGGGACTACCTCTACTACCACGCCCTCACGGGCCGGGGCCTGTACCGCATTGCCACTCAGTACCTGCGTGACGAAGCCCTGCCCGCCTCGCAGCTAAGCCAGCGGGTAGAGTTTCTGGGCAACACCAACCCGCCCGACGGTATGATCTTCGACCCAGCCGGCAACCTCTACCTCACCGACGTGGAAAACAACGCCGTGACGCGCATCACCGCCGCCGGCCAGCTACAGCTCGTGGCCCAGGATGCCCAGCTCAAGTGGCCCGACAGCTTTGCCGTGGGCCCCGACAATGCCCTGTACGTCACCACCTCGCAGCTGCACATTCCCCGCGCCCAGCGCACCGAGCCGTTCCGCATCTTCAAGCTGGCCGTACCGCAGTAG
- a CDS encoding cold-shock protein — translation MGKSQATFGKKENEKKRLKKKQDKEDRKEERQAAAKKGQSLEDMLAYVDEDGNISSTPPEPKKRKEIRVEDIRIGAERRPDEDQDDPIRTGTVTFFNDSKGYGFIKDQQTQESIFVHANNLGGLTIKENDKVTFEVEMGQKGPSAVSVKMAAK, via the coding sequence ATGGGGAAATCCCAAGCCACCTTCGGCAAAAAGGAAAACGAAAAAAAGCGTCTGAAGAAGAAGCAGGACAAGGAAGACCGTAAGGAAGAGCGGCAGGCGGCGGCCAAGAAGGGCCAGAGCCTGGAGGATATGCTGGCTTACGTAGACGAAGACGGCAATATCTCGTCGACCCCTCCGGAGCCTAAGAAGCGCAAGGAAATCAGGGTGGAGGATATTCGCATCGGGGCGGAGCGCCGCCCGGATGAGGATCAGGACGACCCCATCCGCACCGGCACGGTTACGTTCTTCAACGACTCAAAGGGCTATGGCTTTATTAAAGACCAGCAGACCCAGGAAAGCATTTTCGTGCACGCCAACAACCTCGGCGGCCTCACCATCAAGGAAAACGACAAGGTGACGTTTGAGGTGGAAATGGGGCAGAAAGGCCCCAGCGCAGTATCGGTAAAGATGGCAGCCAAGTAG